CGCCCAACCGTTCGGACTGCCTTTCCGTGTACGGCTTCGCCCGCGTGGTGGGGGCGTATCTCGGTCTTCCCGTGACCATGCCTTCCTTCCATCTGGAAGAGACGGGCGAGGACATGAGCGGCGCGGTTCCCGTGGAAGTGAAGGACGGGGAACTCTGCCCTTCCTACCTCGGCCGTATTCTCAAGGGGGCGAAGGTGAAGCCTTCCCCTGCGTGGATGCGTTACCGCCTGAATGCCGTGGGCGTGCGGGCCATTTCCAACCTTGTGGACGTGACCAACTACATTCTCATGGAGCTGGGGCAGCCCCTCCATGCCTTTGATCACAACAGACTTGCGGGCGGCCGCATCATCGTGCGCCCCGCCGAAGACGGCGAAAAGCTCACCACGCTGGACGGGCAGGAACGTCTGCTCAAGGCCGGCGACGGCCTCATCTGCGATGCGGAAAAGCCGGTGGCGCTTGCGGGCGTCATGGGCGGACTGGAAACGGAAATCACCGATGAGAGCGAAAGCGTGTTTCTGGAATGCGCGGTGTTCCGTCCGAGCTCCATCCGCATGACGGCGCGCCGTCTCGGCCTGAACAGCGAAGCTTCCTACCGCTTTGAACGCGGCGTGGACCCCACGGGCATGGCTTTTGCTCTCGACCGTGCGGCTGCGCTCATGGCCGAACTCTCCGGTGCGGAAGTGTGCTGCGGCGTGTGCGGCGTGACCCCGCGTCCCTGGCAGGCCCCTGTGGTGAACTTCCGCAGAAGCCGCGCCGAAGATCTGCTCGGTGTGGAGCTTACGGATGATTTCTGCGCCGAAACGCTGGAAAAGCTGGGCTGCGAGGTGGACAGAAGCCACGGCGAAACCTGGAGCGTGAAGACGCCCGGCTGGCGCTACGACCTGACCCGCGAAGCCGACCTCATCGAGGAAGTGGCCATTTTCAAGGGTGTGGACAACCTCGGCGAAACGCTGCCTTCCATTCCGCAGACGCTTTCCTCCTTCGGCGCGCCGGAAGGCCGCCATGCCTTCATGATGCGCATAAAGCGCTGGGCCGCCGGTTTCGGCCTGAACGAAGCCGTGAATTACAGCTTCGTGGGCAACAAGGACCTGGATTTTCTGGGGCTGCCTGCCGAAGGCCGCGTGAACATTCTGAATCCGCTTACCGCGGAACAGGACGTTCTGCGTACGGAACTGGCCCCCGGCCTGTTCCAGAACGTGCGCCAGAACATCGCTCAGGGCGCTGCGGGCATACGCCTCTTTGAAGTGGCGGAAGCCTTCTGTCAGGATGCCTCCAGCGATACTACGGTGAAGGAAGTGCGCCATCTCGCCATGGTGCTTTACGGCTCCCGTTACGACGAAGCCTGGGCCCACAGGGACGAGGACATGGACTATGTGGACCTGAAGGGCATGGTGGAAAAGCTCTTCGCCTTCCTCCATCTGCCTCTTCCCTCCTTCGAGATGACGGAACACCTCTACCTCGCTCCCGCCGTGCGCATGACCATGCAGGACGGTTCCGTGGCCGGCGTGATGGGCCGCCTCAAGCCTGCTCTGGCCGACGCCTATCTGGCCCGCAAGGCCGTATGGTACGCCGATCTCGAC
The nucleotide sequence above comes from Mailhella massiliensis. Encoded proteins:
- the pheT gene encoding phenylalanine--tRNA ligase subunit beta, with protein sequence MLLSFNWLKEFVPYTGTAEELGDMLTMLGLELEEVVHPYAEIEGVITGRVLTCEAHPDSDHLHVCTVDVGAEEALNIVCGAPNVAAGQLVVVAPVGATLPGGLVMKKAKLRGVPSFGMICSERELGLADDHSGILVLPEENRAGRKIMPGEKFVDAYGLDKEVLDISITPNRSDCLSVYGFARVVGAYLGLPVTMPSFHLEETGEDMSGAVPVEVKDGELCPSYLGRILKGAKVKPSPAWMRYRLNAVGVRAISNLVDVTNYILMELGQPLHAFDHNRLAGGRIIVRPAEDGEKLTTLDGQERLLKAGDGLICDAEKPVALAGVMGGLETEITDESESVFLECAVFRPSSIRMTARRLGLNSEASYRFERGVDPTGMAFALDRAAALMAELSGAEVCCGVCGVTPRPWQAPVVNFRRSRAEDLLGVELTDDFCAETLEKLGCEVDRSHGETWSVKTPGWRYDLTREADLIEEVAIFKGVDNLGETLPSIPQTLSSFGAPEGRHAFMMRIKRWAAGFGLNEAVNYSFVGNKDLDFLGLPAEGRVNILNPLTAEQDVLRTELAPGLFQNVRQNIAQGAAGIRLFEVAEAFCQDASSDTTVKEVRHLAMVLYGSRYDEAWAHRDEDMDYVDLKGMVEKLFAFLHLPLPSFEMTEHLYLAPAVRMTMQDGSVAGVMGRLKPALADAYLARKAVWYADLDLDLLREASQGVRTLFRPLPVYPAVRRDITFIAPRTMHVEAVLSAVRGAKTSLMESVELLDVYEPAGGEERNITCRLTFRKADRTLQDGEVDKEREKIASFVVKSLGVRV